The Tubulanus polymorphus chromosome 1, tnTubPoly1.2, whole genome shotgun sequence genome contains a region encoding:
- the LOC141906400 gene encoding potassium channel subfamily K member 10-like, whose product MHWKVVLVLAFLVTLYLILGGIAFHYIEHPNETTNQEQALTANKEFLANFTCVDPEKFSELIQKIIEAYNQGIIASNDSMVSNSNWDIVSSIFFSTTVVTTIGYGHIAPVTHGGRAFCIIYALIGIPLVGAFLAGIGENIAESARARYKPAEENSKCSKYSRIWIGMIFLFSGAVVFIFIPSILFSYMERWTYGEALYYSAITLTTIGFGDFVAGLRSSGSQRIWYRLLISVWIPVGLAWCALLINEFSDVVKRYFSKPEVEPEDEEANEPNHVTGKTNNGFERDNHKMELNDIENK is encoded by the exons ATGCACTGGAAAGTGGTTCTAGTGTTGGCATTTCTTGTTACATTGTACTTGATCTTAGGAGGAATCGCTTTCCACTACATAGAACATCCAAATGAGACAACCAACCAGGAACAAGCATTAACGGCAAACAAAGAATTTTTAG CCAATTTCACGTGCGTGGATCCAGAAAAATTTTCAGAACTCattcaaaaaataattgaagcTTATAACCAAGGAATAATAGCTTCCAATGACTCGATGGTCAGCAATAGTAACTGGGATATCGTTAGTTCCATATTTTTTTCCACAACTGTTGTCACTACTATAG gaTATGGACACATAGCCCCGGTTACGCATGGTGGTCGTGCATTCTGTATCATATACGCGCTTATCGGAATACCACTAGTGGGAGCATTTTTAGCGGGAATCGGTGAAAATATCGCGGAATCGGCACGAGCTCGATATAAACCTGCGGAAGAAAACTCTAAGTGTTCTAAATACAGTCGTATCTGGATAGGAATGATCTTTCTGTTTTCCGGTGCCGTCGTATTCATATTCATTCCGTCGATTTTATTCTCATATATGGAACGGTGGACATACGGAGAGGCACTTTATTACTCTGCAATTACACTCACAACTATAGGATTTGGAGATTTTGTGGCCG GTTTAAGATCGAGTGGTTCACAGCGGATCTGGTATAGATTACTCATATCAGTTTGGATCCCGGTCGGTTTGGCGTGGTGTGCGTTACTTATCAATGAATTCAGCGATGTAGTGAAACGATATTTCTCGAAACCCGAAGTAGAACCGGAAGACGAAGAGGCGAACGAACCCAACCACGTGACCGGAAAGACAAATAATGGCTTCGAGCGG GATAATCACAAAATGGAATTGAACgatatcgaaaataaatga